The segment tctcTTCAGAAGGTCCCACATCTAAATAGAAAGAtgttccagaaaagaaaagaaaaaaaaaacatagaaaatgaaggggaaagaaTCATTTTCCTTAGGGTAAAATTCCTGGAACTAAAGAACACCAGTTTTCAAAACATCAGGTGCCCAGCAAAGAGAATGACAAAAGACTGATACAATAATATATTGTGATGAAATTTAAGAATactaagtgaaaagagaaaaatcttaaagctTCTGaaccagggcaggggcagagtgaggagaACCTACCATGTATcatacaaagaagtagaaattagaCCGGCATTGGACTTTTCAGAAACAGCACCATATGTTAGGAAACAGAGGAAAAGTGCCCtaattttcagatgaagaatattttttctcatctatgaTTCTATATTTAGCTAAACTGTCCAGTCTGAGATATAATACATTTTCACATATTCAAGTTCTTAAAATTACCTCTCAcgtacaaaacaaaaaaacaaaaaacaaaaaacaaactcctGGAGGATCTATTCCACCAAAAGGAGAACACCAAGAAGGAGGAAGACTTTAGAGCCAGGGTACAGGGTACAGACATGAAAGAGAGCTAAGGACAGTTCCTGAAATGGTAAGAAAGGCAAGTCACAGGATGACAGTTGTTTAGTCAAACCGGAGAATACCCAGACAGGAGCATGGGAATAGAGAGCTCTGGGAAGGATGTTTCCTGGAAAAGAAATGATATGGAAGAGTTTTCTGCTGTGTCTAAAGATATTGAGAAAGCAGAATTAGACCTCGGTCAGATTTGGAAGATGTATCAAAGATAGGTACACAGAAAACTAAGAAGAAAAGGAGATGGGTTTTCAATCCAGGGACACCAAAAAGTtgtacaagaaaagaaatgtgataaTAACATAACAGATATCTCACTAGTGAAGAATAATGTAAGTACTGAATAAAAAGATTGATGTAACTAAACTGGGAGGGTAAGATGGGGAGGGTGGTGTGTTTGTATGTTTAAGAGTATAGGTATGTGTAGGAGGGTCATTTCTTACTAGGATTGTGATAGAGACTGCTAGTTACCTACTATAAcaccattcttccttctttgttaGTAATAGAACTGTGGATATACCTGGGAGCTAATCTTTTCAATTAAAAGACTACGTTTCCCAGCTTTACTTACAGTAGGTACAGCCATGTGTCTAACTTCAGCAGAAGTAGTTAGTGGTACTTCTAGGAAGTTTCCTTataagagacagagtgagccaTTATTCTCCTCTTGTTGCTAGTCTGGAATGGGAAAAGAATTGTTGGAGTTTCTGCCATTATCATggtcaatgaaaataaaagatatataccAAAGATAGTAGACCAGAGAGTTGGAAGTATCCTGGGGACCTGATGACTCTATAAAGCTATTACATCAGCATTAGATTGGCTaataatacatttgttttatgCAATATAATATACTCTTGTATATTTAAGCTATCATATTCAGGTCTCAGTTATATGTAGCAGAATCAGATCTTAACTATAATTTGTAATTTACTAGGTAATATCTATACTGAAATATTAAGGAATAATAATATAAGCATGTTATTTAGTAATATAGAAGTAAATACTAGAGGAATCAGGAAAAACGTTGAAAGTTGTTTTGGACAGTGGGaattgaagtaaaagaaaatgatttctgttttttttcttataactctTTTAGTAATATTTGACATTtgaaattatatacacatattactttaataaaaattaaattgatgtttttaagttatattttaattaataattgaagtaaaaaaatgtttattgtaaaaATTTGAACAATacaaaagatacagagaaaaagttTTGCCTCTCTTCAGTGcccttccttgcctttccccTGCCAATTGGTTCCACTCTCCTTCCCAGTGTTAATGGTGTTTGATTTGTGTCTCTCCATACTTTTTCTGTACATTCATTTAGCATATATAAAGATGCATagttttttagaatttatttttattaaaagtgtatttaaattttaatttaataaggcTCTCATGAAGGATTATTTAAACTTGTAAtagatgttttttgtttatatttttagaatttgggATGTAAGTATGCAgttaaaaagtcaacaaaatgaaTTGAAGAGAGTACAGAAAGAATTGAGTCATTTGCAAcatgaattaaatattaaacagagACAATCACAAGCATTCAGGTAAGATTATCTTTAAAGAATTGAAAATCATGAAGAttgaaaaagtacatttaaaactAACTTTATAAACATTCAAACACGTTTTAGTAATATAGTTTCTATATTCAGTGTGGttgaaacaatgaaaacaactttacttattttctttttaaatcattatttcaaCTGAATAGTTTTACCAATAACATTTAAATCAGGCAAACaccttgcttttattttgcaGTAACATTTAGAATGAAAGAATATtagttaattcatttttctcttgatgaGTATTTCTTGGTGTATTTGATTCCCTGCCAGATAGTCCAATGATACAAAAAGTCATAGAATAGGGTACATTTCTAAATGATAGTAATAGACCTTCTAAATTTAGAAATCTCCAACAAAAATGGTGTTAATTCTGCTTTTATATCATCTTTGGAGGGTTTATCATACCTGAAGGTAAAAACCCCAGTGTTCTACAGAAACAaggaagttcatttttttaaaataaaattggaattgAATTATTgagaatatcagaaaaaaaaatgattcttttcaAAACTGAGTAATTTAGCTGCTAGAAAAGGGAAATAAGTTAAATGAGCATTACAAATAGACACGGATTctgggtgacttaaaaaaaatatgttggatgaatattttgaatgttaggtttctttcttttctttttcttttcctttttttccaatcTACTAGTTGTTGCCAGAAACATTGTTCTGTTAAAAATATTGcctgggtggggtgcctgggtggttcagtcacataagtgtccaactcttgattttggctcaggtcaggatctcatggttcatgagatcgagctccacattggtctctgtgctgacagaggcggagcctgcttgggattctttctctccttctctctctgcacctccctctctctctgtacctccctctctctctgctctctcagaaagaaataaataaacttaaaagaaatttcctAGGCTAACAAGTTTTTAATATACTAGCTGGTGATCACATGTTGGCCAAGTACCTTTCATAAATGCCTTGCACATAACtgatgctcagtaaataatttttgaatgaatgaaggagtctACTAATAAAACAGATGATAATTTTTATCAGAAATCCTTGCCCTTTCCTAGAAATCTGGTATTGAACCAGCAGGTGATTTCAGTTCTCCACTTTGATCATCCCCACTAGTGTTCAAGCTTGGCTTTTCCAatagctttggctcaggtctgctAAGGAAGTCCCATTTGTTTCATCCATTAATGCCATCATGAGTGGTAGGATTGATTAAATTTTAAGGTTAGACCaggactaggggcacctgggtggctcagtcggttaggtgtccaacttgggcccaggtcatgatcttgtggtcagtTCATTTGAGCCcttgtccagctctgtgctgacagctcagggcctggagcctgctttggattctgtgtctccctctctctctctgcccctcccctgctcatgctctgtctctatctttcaagaataaataaacattaaaaaaaacattagaccatggggtgcctgggtggctcagtaagttaagtgtctgacttcagctcacgtcatgatctcacggtctgtgattttgagccccgcatcaggctctgtgctgacagctcagagcctggagcctgcttcagatcctctctgacccttccctgctcgtgctcatgctcgtgctctctctcaaaaataaataaacatttaaaaaatttttaaaaagtagaccaGGACTAGCTTAAATAATTAATGCTGCTTCAGGATATTATGGACTGATACGGTCAATTTTCACTATTCACATTTTGCATGTGATTTGTAGCATTGTAAATTATTGAAAAAACTGAGGCATATTTGTACTATTTATTGTCTAGCAGAAGTAAGATGGTTTAATTGTAACTgattaatattctttctttttctagtctggtttcctctttctttaatgtttgtttatttttgagagagagagagacagagagacagagtgtgcgtgagggaggggaagagagggagacaccgaatctgaagcaggctccaggctctgagctgtcagcacagagcccaatgcggggctcaaacccataaaccatgagatcatgacctgagccgaaattggatgcttaacccatggagccacccaggcactggtTTCCCCTCTCTTAAACTTCTGATGTTGCTATGCCATTGGAGTAGTCACAAGCATTTGTGGAATCCGAGTAAGGGAAAATTGAGTTGGGAATACACGATTATAACTGACATTTGGGAAAACATTGTAGAATGCTTCAATAATACAAGTAAGGATTGCAAACTAAAAATTTGAAtgtgtatgaatttttaaaaattaatggaataaaaacaataaatatcaatttaagcaatataaattATTCTAGCATAAAAAATTATAACTCTTTTTTCAGATTATATTACAAGTGAATTCATTAAGAGaaagatatattttcaaaaaaagctCTTGGATTATGAAATAATCCATTCAATGAAGTagagtaaattatttaaatacatcaGAGAAAGATTTAAATGTTTTGCCAATTTACAAAAGCTACTAACATCACTGAATACAACATAAAAATCACACCACTTCAAGGACATTTAAGATAAACCGTTTTATGAGTTTCATCATTTCAAAGACAATTTAAGTCTAGTCATTTTCCAAGAAAACTTGAAATGCTCCAATTCTTATAATCATATAAGAAAACTAGAAAAGTGTTTTTCCAAATTGGACAATGTGTAATATTTACACAGTGTTATCAGTAATGAATCATAAAgctgaaagaatattttgaaactaCCAATAATAAAAAACTAATGGCCATGTTAGATGAAAggctatataatttttatattctctccACATAATGCATTATTATAAAATGGTTCTCATATGCAGAAGTGGTTGAAGAACATGTGGACAAAAATTACAAGCAAAAAAATATTGTAGAGCCGTTACTATTAGCAAGTTAcattattttcctatattttgtgATATTGGTGGAATTTATCAACTTTACAATTTTCATTTGTAATGATTTTTCTCATTCTATAGATAAGCACACACTTTTAAACCTAATTTTGTGGACATcatttttgtgttcctttttctttttttttccaagaaagtcTTCCTCTCACTCACCACTAATAATATAAGATTTAGGCCCCACAAAGCATGGATCTGGTCTTGGCTAACAAGcttgaattttctatttcctgcCTTTCTCCCTAAAGAAGCACCTGAATCCACATCCAGTCTTTTTTCCTGTTAAATATCCTTCTATACCCTGACCCCTTTGTACATGGTTTATTCCCGGCAGCTGCCTTACACCAAAATCATTAGCCCCTTGACCTTGACTTAGTTCATAGCTCTGATCTCCCTTTCTTACCACCAGTTCTGGTTCCACATTCAGACTTCTCATCCTTACTTTTGGCCCCCTTGATTTAGTGATCTATTTGgactctttctctgctttttgaaATTAGCATCTCTCTTAGCTCCTACCTCTGCATGCTGTTTGAGGTATCCTCTGTGGCTTCTGGTCACTCAAGTGGACATTAGTTACCATATAGAATGTCATCACCCTTTTTCCTGGCAAAGGCTAATCTTTTAGCCTCTGGCCTATATCTGGCCTTTCTAGGACTTTGCACAAGAAATTGACTGTATCTCTTGTCTGTGTTTTTAGCCTCTGACTGTGCTCGTATTGTTGCTCAGCTGTGTGCACATTCAGGTGTCTCCTTTCTCAACAAACCATTCTACTCtgcattttcctcttcctctccttgctATTTAAGTCAAGGTTCTTGACTGCTAGTATCACTTCTGCTTTACTACTCTGTCCTTTCCTACCTAATGCCTCTCTCTCAGATCTTCAGAGGCCTCCGTAATACCAGATGCAGTGGACTCTGTTCAGCCTTTAACTGAGGCCTTAAACACTGACCActattttttgtttacatttcctATTTCCTGGATTTCTGATATTATTCTTTTGGCTCGCTGGTCTTTTTTTGAGGGATTATTTTCTGTTATAGTCCTATAAATGTTAGTGTTATCCAGTGTTTTATCCCCAGCACTTCTCACTTCTTCAGTCCTCCCAACTGGGTGATCTAttatttttactcattcatttatttgtcagTATTTAAGCATATACTATGTGATAGGTACTATGCTAGGTGCTTGGGAAACTGTGATGAATAAGACAGGTATAGTCTCTGCATCATAGATCTAGTCTATCCAGGAAGATATATATTAACCAATTACACACTTCCATGGCTTCAGTcattacttacttacttatttattttgctgatAACTTTCAGATCTTGTCTAATTATTGGGTAAATTATAGGCAGGACATCTGAAGTAATAAATCACTGAGATTGCAAAAAATGTGTGATTTCTTTGAACTGTGTCACTTGATGAAGCAAAAGCACTACATCATTCACTTTAAAAGGTATTCTTTATTATTACCTTGGGTTTTACACTGTCTGGAGAAGCATGGTATGTAGCGAGAATACTGTCTAAGAATCTGAGATTCCCATTTTGGTCTATGATTAAGTCACTGTGACCTAATTTTCTTCACTGTTTACTgttgaattaatttaaaaggtTAGTAGaataaatatgtatgaaaaaaTTAGCTCTATTTCTTTatagttaaaataatataatgaaaatgaGTTGGGCTGACCATACACTTCAGTGTTCCTGGGATATTCCTAGTTTATATCTGTCATCTCAGCAAAATACAAATATCACctccttttactttcaaaattgTCTCCATTTAGACAGTAGATTATATGGTCATTCTCAaaccatttttcaaagaaaaccattttttcaaagaaatatttgttattatgcttgctacttttaaaatcctaatttttaaaactattttacaGTCAAAGATTGGTGGAgtacaaatatttgtggaataagaCTCTTTCATTACTTACTTTTACTAAAAGGGAGCTAACCAGTATTAAAAATGAAGTATATGACAATTTTCAAAACTGGACTTCACTGAAAGGAGAAGTTTTTCTACAAATTAAATCCATAAGTGAAACAGCCTTGACAGGtttgttatgtatatttagaatgtaatcatctttttccttttggtataTCGTacataataagtaataaaataatgatatttgatgtgatgtgatgtatgactaacttttaaaattattgtttgttGGTAAACTAGGTGGCCATTATGACCTATTTGAACCCTGAAATTCAATAATTTGAACCCTGAAATTCAATAATCTGAAATTAACCATGACACATCTATCTAAAGCTGTGACCAGAAGTCTGTTTATTACTGTTAAGTGTGCcaatttgactttttaaactttttttctgttaatgacTGAGTATCTCATGTTGAATCAGCCTTCCACAGATAACTGATAATTTCTAGACAAAGTAACTACCTAAAAACACCTGGAGAGTGACCAAAATCAAGCACATAGCAGAGAGAATgtccaaaaattgaaaaaagacatattactaagtgaaagaagccagactgaaatgctacatactatatgattccaactaaaTGATATTCTGAAAAGGGCAAAACTATggatatagtaaaaaaaaaagtctttgtttgccgggggtggggggggaaggatgAATAGATTGGACATGAAGGATTTTTAAGGCaatgaaaatactttgtatgatactagaatggtggatacatgtcattatacatttgtcaaagctCAGAATGTAAgcaccaagagtgaatcctaatatAAACTAAGGATTTGGGGGTGTTTGTGATGTGTGAGTGTaggtttattgattttaagaaatGTCGCACTCTGGTGTAGGATGTTGATGATGggagaggctatgcatgtgtgcaGGCAGAAGTTATATGGGAATCTCTGTACTTCCTGCTTAATTTTCCTATGAGCCTAaaactgatattttttaaagcctattttttttttaagtaaaggaagaaaattgcACTGGGTGAATtccctggggttttgtttttatttttgtttgtttaaggctAATGGGTTGAGGGCAGAGTATAGTGTGTTCTATGCAGAGTTCTAAAACTCTGAAGAAATCTATAGTCTTTTTGGCTTGAAGACTGGAGGACATAGATCAAGGCAGCCTCTGAGAAATAAGAGAATATCCCAGAAAAGAGATATTCAGCGAGGGAGAGTTCAGAGTTTGCATATAAGCTTTTTCCAAATCTCTGTCCTACTTCTAAAATGCACGTGCACAGGGAAGACTTTAAACAGTCCACCAAAGGCCGAAATAACTGGTATTTTAGCTGTCACCCAAGGGTAGACATATTTTACAGTTTGAGTTCAGACAAGTTAGctgcttattaaaataaaacaataccaaAAATCACACCCTTTGGAGGAATATAACAGAATTCAAGGTTTCCTTAGCATAACATCCCCAATGTTCAAGATACAATCCCCAATTCCTTGAACtgggaagaaacaggaaagtatggATCATACTCAAGAGAACAGACAACAGAGACCAATGCTGAGTTGATCCAGATGATATAATTAACTAACCAGGATTTCAAATTAGCTGTTAACTATGTTCaatgacataaaagaaaataagctaGTAATGAATGAAAAGAGATAGACTATCTCAgcaagaaactattaaaaattggGTAGCCAAGATtagaaaaatacagtatctgaaataaaaatttactggATGGACTCCTATAGCATATTGTGATTAtagaaaaaagaatcagtgaactttattcattttgaagaagaaaactaaataacattgaaaaaagaTGAACAGAATCCCAGGACTCTAAAAGGATGTAAAAATGATGTATAATTcatagagcaaccactaaaaaataaatacaaaatgataaagcTACAGAggtaataaataaactaaaaaaataactcttttaaAAGTATCCAAACAATGGAGAATTACTATCACCTGTCTCTAAGATTTATTATGTATTATGGCATATGGatcatcaatagataaatggaacaataGCCTGGTAAATGATCCCTATTTGTATGATTATTTCACTTTTCACAAATGTGCCAAAACAATCAAATGGGAAACAAGAAAGtctttcaacaaattgtgctagAACAGTAGAATACCCATATGGGAAAATATACCTCAAGTCCTACATTACATTGTACATGAAGCTAATTCAAGATAAATCATAGaactaaatataaaagctaaaactatcaagaaatagaggaaaatatcTTCATGAATTGGTAGTAAATGAAGTTTTTTGGATAGAAAAAGACCCAAAAATTGATGTgttagactttatcaaaattaaaaatttctgttcatcaagagatgctattaagaaaatgaataggtgGTGAGACTGGCGGCGGTTAGGAAGAGGTACAGATGAAATTGGAACTTCTGGCTTTGGTGTGGTCATGTTTCTCCAGTATTACCTCAACGATCAGGGAAACCGGGTCTATACACTGAAGAAGCTTGACCCTATGAGACAGCAGACCTGCTCAGCTCATCCTGCTCGGTTCTCCCCAGATGACAAATACTCTCGACACCGAATCACCATCAAGAAACGCTTCAAGGTGCTCATGACCCAGCAACTGTGCCCTGTCCTCTGAGGGCCCCTTAAATTTCATGTCTCCTCTGCTACCCCTCAAGAGACTTTCTGAAACCAAGCTCTTCAGTGTGTGAGCCTAGAAGCCTTCTTATCATCCTTGCTCTTTGGAATCGGTTTCATCGTTGCCATTGTTCATGCTTGTGTGAAACAGTCATGGTAGCATACCTCTTAAGGGAACAAGTTTGaatctttccatattttgaatTGCTGCCAGGTTATTAAattgatttgaaagaaaaaaaagaaagaaagaaaatgaataggtaagccacagacagagaaaatattaaaaaaaaaaaacgtttaaaaaacaaagaattgctGTCTGGATTACATAAAGAGCACCAACAATCCAGTCAACAATGGCTAAAAGATTTGAGCAGACACTTTACAAGGAAACATATACAGTTGACCAATACGATATGAAAAAGTGCTGAACATTATTGGTcaaaagggaaatgcaaatgtcAACAGTACATACCCACTATacttgttaaaatgaaaaagattgacAACAGCAAATGTTAGTGAGGAAGAAAAGCAACTGGAATTCTTATGCAAATTGGTGAGAGTATAAAATGctacaaccactttgaaaaaagATCTgacagttgttgttgttgttgtttaacaaAACTAAAGATACACCTACCCAATGACCCTGAAATTCTTCTTTGGTATTTATGTGCTCTCCCTGccatgaaaacatatgtccatacatATATCCTAAAGAAGTGTTCATTGTGTCAGCCTAGTACCCTTAAATAAGGGAGCAAAATTAATGCTCTTATagcttaaatatatttattaatatataactaatatattaaatatatataaaaatgtagacCTACGTAAATATGCagaactgatttttgacaagggtgaaCAAGCAGTTCAATGGAAGAAGGATAGGCTagcctttttattgttgttgttttttaacaaactgaaaataataatggAGGCAATGGAGTGACTGGAGTAACTGGTTACCCataggcataaaaataaataaaaagaaccttGACCAAAACCTTGCAccttatgcaaaaattaattcataatggatcatagacctaaatggaaaatagaaaactagaaaatcttTGGGACTTAGGATTCTCAGACTTGAACTAAAAGCAT is part of the Prionailurus viverrinus isolate Anna chromosome C2, UM_Priviv_1.0, whole genome shotgun sequence genome and harbors:
- the LOC125175253 gene encoding H/ACA ribonucleoprotein complex subunit 3-like; this encodes MFLQYYLNDQGNRVYTLKKLDPMRQQTCSAHPARFSPDDKYSRHRITIKKRFKVLMTQQLCPVL